A stretch of the Clostridiales bacterium genome encodes the following:
- a CDS encoding LacI family DNA-binding transcriptional regulator, producing MGLVRLKDIAEECGVSIATVSRALNGLRRDDSKTAAVIRQAAREMGYVPNAAALALKTSRSNTIGVLYEDKLDHEYFSALLDDLRREAGKLGYHLALIGGPDPTQPGYVEQARCRNLDGVIIIQADFESPEVARLVTGSLPSVIIDHLYEGSICIGNDNQESMRQIVRYVWERGHRRIGYITGEAGVVTRERLSGFYRACAELGLCVPEGSVREGHFRAPEECAALIRSLMADPVGATCILCPDDYSCLGAMWALKEVGISVPEQVSLVGYDGIRMGQMIRPRLTTYRQDTAGIAEECMRLLSGAIESPDKWYARQAIISGKLVEGETVLGLSR from the coding sequence ATGGGTTTGGTTCGCCTGAAGGATATTGCGGAAGAGTGCGGGGTTTCAATCGCGACGGTCAGCCGCGCGTTGAACGGCCTGCGGCGGGATGACAGCAAAACCGCCGCGGTGATCCGCCAGGCCGCGCGGGAAATGGGATACGTCCCGAACGCCGCCGCGCTGGCCCTCAAAACCAGCCGCTCCAATACCATCGGGGTCCTGTATGAGGACAAGCTGGATCATGAATACTTCAGCGCCCTCCTGGATGACCTCCGGCGGGAAGCCGGAAAGCTAGGCTACCACCTGGCCCTGATCGGCGGTCCCGATCCGACGCAGCCGGGCTATGTCGAGCAGGCCCGCTGCCGGAACCTGGACGGCGTCATCATTATCCAGGCGGATTTTGAGTCCCCCGAGGTCGCCCGCCTCGTCACCGGCTCCCTGCCCTCGGTCATCATTGACCACCTGTATGAGGGGAGCATTTGCATCGGCAATGACAACCAGGAAAGCATGCGGCAGATCGTCCGCTACGTGTGGGAGCGCGGCCACCGCCGGATCGGGTATATCACCGGGGAAGCCGGTGTGGTCACCCGGGAACGTCTTTCCGGGTTTTACAGGGCCTGCGCGGAGCTCGGGCTCTGCGTGCCGGAAGGTTCGGTGCGGGAGGGGCATTTCCGCGCGCCGGAAGAGTGCGCCGCCCTCATCCGGTCGCTGATGGCTGATCCCGTCGGTGCCACCTGCATCCTCTGCCCGGATGACTACAGCTGCCTCGGCGCGATGTGGGCGCTGAAGGAAGTGGGGATCAGTGTTCCGGAGCAGGTCAGCCTCGTCGGTTACGATGGAATCCGGATGGGGCAGATGATTCGTCCCCGCCTCACCACCTACCGGCAGGATACCGCCGGAATCGCCGAAGAGTGCATGCGGCTCCTGTCCGGCGCGATCGAATCCCCGGACAAGTGGTACGCCCGGCAGGCAATCATCAGCGGAAAACTGGTGGAAGGCGAAACCGTTCTCGGACTTTCCCGCTGA
- a CDS encoding extracellular solute-binding protein: protein MKKFISIFLVLAMVLSVSAVFAEGERVLNICTPNSDGLRSIYPLFEDATGIKINSESLGTGDCMARIKAEKEQEYCSFDLMYGGSLANYVANADLFQEYYSPEDDYLMEAYRNKLGFCTNYTVDGSVLLVNDKLLGELGIEVKGYADLLQPELKGKIVSADPSASSSAFCQLTNWLLVMGEGETAAEKYESDAAWKYTEDLLKGQDVKLTSGSSAVYKGVINGEYAVGLTYEDPCVTMIKDGAENVHIVYPVEGTVFLPAQIGIPKNSKHVDEAMAFIDFMLSEEAQKFLAEKTTSRNIRPVEYTNEDMTPLADIFLAYEDSEYVIAHTAELKTRVADIINK from the coding sequence ATGAAGAAATTTATTTCCATTTTTCTCGTTCTGGCAATGGTGCTGAGCGTTTCGGCTGTTTTCGCGGAAGGCGAACGCGTCCTGAATATCTGCACCCCGAACAGTGACGGCCTGCGCTCTATCTATCCCCTGTTTGAAGATGCGACCGGGATCAAGATCAATTCCGAATCCCTGGGCACCGGCGACTGCATGGCCCGTATCAAGGCGGAAAAGGAACAGGAATACTGCTCTTTCGACCTGATGTACGGCGGCAGCCTGGCCAACTATGTTGCCAACGCCGACCTGTTCCAGGAATACTATTCCCCGGAAGATGATTACCTGATGGAAGCATACCGCAACAAGCTGGGCTTCTGCACCAACTATACTGTGGACGGCAGCGTGCTGCTGGTGAACGACAAGCTGCTGGGCGAGCTGGGCATCGAGGTCAAGGGCTATGCCGACCTGCTCCAGCCCGAACTGAAGGGCAAGATCGTTTCCGCCGATCCTTCCGCTTCCTCTTCCGCTTTCTGCCAGCTGACCAACTGGCTGCTGGTGATGGGCGAAGGCGAGACCGCGGCGGAGAAGTATGAGAGCGACGCTGCCTGGAAGTATACGGAAGACCTGCTGAAGGGCCAGGATGTGAAGCTGACCTCCGGCTCCTCCGCGGTATACAAGGGAGTTATCAACGGTGAATACGCCGTGGGCCTGACCTATGAGGATCCCTGCGTCACCATGATCAAGGACGGCGCGGAGAACGTCCATATCGTATATCCGGTGGAAGGCACCGTGTTCCTGCCCGCCCAGATCGGTATCCCGAAGAACTCGAAGCACGTGGATGAGGCCATGGCGTTCATCGACTTCATGCTCTCCGAAGAAGCACAGAAGTTCCTGGCGGAGAAGACCACCAGCCGCAATATTCGTCCCGTGGAATACACCAACGAAGACATGACGCCCCTGGCGGACATCTTCCTGGCCTATGAAGACAGCGAATATGTGATCGCGCATACCGCTGAACTGAAGACCCGCGTGGCGGATATTATCAACAAGTAA
- a CDS encoding DNA-deoxyinosine glycosylase, translating into MIIHPIPPVFDRSSRVLVLGSFPSVKSREANFFYGHPQNRFWKVAAAVFGEVPPVTVGEKKAFLLRNRIAVWDVIRSCDITGSSDASIRNVVPNDLSVILSAADIRAVFVNGKTAYRYYQRYTEPQTGRPAVCLPSTSPANAAWSVERLAEAWKVIRDL; encoded by the coding sequence ATGATCATTCATCCCATTCCGCCGGTATTTGACCGCAGTTCACGGGTCCTGGTGCTCGGCAGCTTTCCGTCGGTCAAATCCCGGGAAGCGAATTTCTTCTATGGTCACCCGCAGAACCGGTTCTGGAAGGTGGCCGCCGCCGTCTTCGGCGAAGTGCCTCCGGTCACCGTAGGGGAAAAGAAAGCGTTCCTGCTCCGGAACCGTATCGCCGTATGGGATGTCATCCGTTCCTGCGATATCACCGGTTCTTCGGATGCCAGCATCCGGAATGTAGTTCCGAACGACTTGTCCGTGATCCTTTCCGCGGCGGATATCCGGGCGGTATTCGTCAACGGGAAAACCGCGTACCGGTATTATCAGCGGTATACGGAGCCGCAGACCGGCCGTCCGGCGGTCTGCCTGCCGTCCACCAGCCCCGCCAACGCGGCGTGGAGCGTGGAGCGGCTGGCGGAAGCCTGGAAAGTCATCCGGGACCTGTAA
- a CDS encoding ABC transporter ATP-binding protein: MSVGIHFDHVVKKYGNNTIIPDLSLDVKEGEFFTLLGPSGCGKTTLLRMVAGFNTIEGGTISFDSQVINDIAPAKRNIGMVFQNYAVFPHMTVRQNVEFGLKNRKLPKDEINARVNEILETVKITEYASRLPERLSGGQQQRVALARAIVIRPNLLLMDEPLSNLDAKLRIEMRNAIKQIQNDVGITTIYVTHDQEEAMAVSDRIAVMNFGVIQHVSTPKSIYQRPSNLFVANFIGHSNTLSATADGAAGTLTFGNGYTMEYDNFEGVNGTQDVKVSVRPEEFIIQEKGMPGVTATVKSSIFLGLMTTYFVELFNGETVEITEKSSISNIIPNGTEISLGFEKEKINIYTTDGEKSLTKGVIDDAHA; encoded by the coding sequence ATGAGCGTTGGGATTCATTTTGACCATGTGGTAAAAAAATACGGGAACAATACGATTATTCCCGACCTGAGCCTGGACGTGAAGGAGGGGGAATTCTTTACGCTGCTGGGCCCTTCCGGCTGCGGGAAGACGACGCTTCTCCGGATGGTTGCCGGCTTCAACACCATTGAAGGCGGAACGATTTCCTTTGATTCCCAGGTGATCAACGATATTGCCCCGGCCAAGCGGAACATCGGCATGGTTTTCCAGAATTATGCGGTTTTCCCGCATATGACGGTGCGGCAGAATGTGGAATTCGGCCTGAAAAACCGGAAGCTGCCCAAGGATGAGATCAACGCGCGTGTAAATGAAATCCTGGAGACTGTCAAGATCACCGAGTATGCTTCCCGCCTGCCGGAACGGCTGTCCGGCGGCCAGCAGCAGCGCGTGGCCCTGGCTCGCGCCATCGTCATCCGCCCGAACCTGCTGCTGATGGACGAACCGCTTTCCAACCTGGACGCGAAGCTGCGGATCGAGATGCGCAACGCCATCAAGCAGATCCAGAATGACGTCGGGATTACAACCATTTACGTGACGCACGACCAGGAAGAGGCGATGGCGGTATCCGACCGGATCGCCGTAATGAACTTCGGCGTGATCCAGCACGTATCCACGCCGAAATCCATTTACCAGCGGCCCTCGAACCTGTTTGTCGCCAACTTCATCGGGCACAGCAACACGCTCAGCGCGACGGCGGACGGCGCGGCGGGAACGCTGACCTTCGGGAATGGCTATACGATGGAATACGACAACTTTGAAGGGGTTAACGGAACGCAGGACGTGAAGGTATCGGTCCGCCCCGAAGAGTTTATCATCCAGGAGAAAGGCATGCCCGGCGTAACCGCCACCGTGAAATCCAGCATCTTCCTGGGACTGATGACCACGTATTTTGTGGAGCTGTTCAACGGCGAAACCGTTGAAATCACGGAGAAGAGCTCCATTTCGAACATTATCCCCAACGGGACGGAAATCAGCCTGGGATTCGAAAAGGAAAAAATCAACATCTACACCACCGACGGCGAAAAGAGCCTGACGAAAGGAGTCATCGACGATGCGCACGCGTAA